CTTATTGAGAAGCCTGTAGGTTTATCCTTTCCTCTTTAAACATTGTAGAATACGATTTTAGTCTCAAACGCTCCTTCATTCCCtgatttttcctttcttttatccCCTTGattcctttttttccccttcctcAGGCTGGTCCTCCAGGAATCCTGGCTCTGTTGGATGAGGAGTGCTGGTTTCCCAAAGCCACAGACAAATCCTTTGTGGAGAAAGTAGTTCAGGAATTGGGTGGCAACTCAAAATTCCAGAAACCCAAGAAGCTCAAAGATGATGCTGACTTCTGTATCATTCACTATGCTGGCAAAGTAAGAACCACTATGGGTCTTAAACACTATTTGAACAAGATTAGTTTCTCATATGTTTGTAAAGTAATTGATACTGTGGATGTCTGTATCATGGAGTCACACTGGATTGGCAATGTCTGTGGAAATTGCTGAGGTGGCCAAGTGAACGCATCACAACGTTATAATGTTcagtatgaaaaataaatttcagcattctttaaaaaattacatttccctCACCTCCCtgtataaaactaaaaacaattgGGGCTTAATAGGATATACCTAATTGGTTGTTATTTTTAGGAGTGTATCATGTATGTGTCTGTTCGGTCTTCTACAGGTTGATTACAAGGCAAATGAATGGCTAATGAAAAACATGGACCCTCTGAATGACAATGTAGCTACTCTACTCAACCAATCATCAGACAAGTTTGTGTCTGAGCTGTGGAAGGATGGTATGTGACTTTAAGATGATTTTAATGGTTTGTAATTTGAGTATGATTTCACTAATGTCTAACAAGTTTTGACGACAATCCACCTGCTGCATTGAGCTTTTGTTTGTCAGGCTTTTAGGTCGTCATAAAGTAAAGTGAGTCTGGTTCTGCCAGTGTGTAATATGCAGGTGGTCTGCTACTGTTCATCCTGGACACTAAAAGACTCCACAGATAAACATGAAGTTGTCTTGCCTCTTATATTGGTTTCCGGcataatgtgttttgtttttcattgttttcatcAGTGGACAGAATTGTGGGATTGGACAAAGTGGCTGGAATGGCTGAATCCTTGCATGGAGCCGTCAAGACACGTAAAGGAATGTTCCGTACAGTAGGACAACTGTACAAGGAGCAGCTGACAAATCTGATGACCACTCTCAGAAACACCAACCCGAACTTTGTCCGATGCATCATCCCCAATCATGAAAAGAAGGTATGAAGAGAAAAATCTTCAAAACCATTTGTAAAGCCTGATGGATCATGTTCCTTTTGAGGCCTCCAACAATTTAAGTCATTGCTTTTCTCCTTAAGGCTGGTAAATTGGCGCACAATCTGGTTCTAGATCAACTAAAGTGTAATGGTGTTCTAGAAGGAATTCGGATCTGTAGACAAGGGTTCCCCAACCGTGTTGTCTTCCAGGAGTTCAGACAAAGGTATTTGGATTTTCATGAATGCTAAGTATTGGGACTGCTTCTATACTATGTAGCAGGAAATAGAATTGTCTATTCTATTTAGTACCTATAGACTTAAATGTTATTGGACAATTCTAATTTTAATTCAATGTAGAAACCTATATGAAGTATCCTCATTCAGGGACTTGTTTAATTTTTACTTGTTTAGTTAAGACAACATTCTTCATGTGCTAATTAAAAAATTCTTGAACAATTTTAACTCctggtttttttttatgtattccaGCTCAGTTTTGCCATAAAGATAGCCTTGGGTGCTGACATGTCAAAAACTACTACTACTGTATAGACTACTGAAACGGAGTCTCTAATTTATTCTCTCCTAATATAATTTCAGATATGAGATCCTTACACCAAATGCCATCCCAAAGGGCTTTATGGATGGAAAGCAGGCCTGTGTCCTAATGGTAAGAGTTAATACACACTGTTATGTAACTCTTCAGCTTTGACAATTGCTACTTTTTGTTGAAAATTTAAGTTGTTAATtgcatatataattttgtttctctctctttcagatcAAAGCCCTGGAGCTGGATTCTAACTTGTTCCGTATAGGTCAGAGTAAAGTGTTCTTCAGGGCTGGAGTTCTTGCCCATCTGGAAGAGGAGCGAGATCTGAAGATCACTGATGTCATTATCACTTTCCAAGCCTGGTGTAGAGGCTATGTGTCTAGGAGgtagatattttaaattttttaatttagtaaagCTCACATTGCCATGACACTACAGCTAGAACCGACCGAAGTGACTTTTAGGGATTCACCAGATGCATTACAATTCAGGCTGATACTGAGAAGCTGAAAAACTTTTATAAGTGATATTGAAATGTCTTTGACAACAGATGTCTGTAAGGTGTTAATTGAACGGGTCTCTGACAATGACAATTTGTGGTTTGTTTTATGTAGAGCCTTTGCCAAGAGGCAGCAGCAGCTAACGGCCATGAGAGTGATCCAGAGGAACTGTGCAGCCTACTTGAAACTCAGGAATTGGAATTGGTGGAGACTCTTTACCAAGGTAGACATCCAGATTCATAAACCTGTATGTTTATAAGATCAATAAGAGGTCTAAAAGCAGTTTCTCCACTTTTCTCTTTTCAGGTGAAGCCTTTGCTGCAGGTGACCAGAAAGGAAGAGGAAATGGTCGCTAAAGAAGAAGAGTTGGTTAAGATGAAGGAGAGACAGCAGCAGGCTGATGACCAACTGAAAGAGTTTCAGGCCAAACAACGGCAGGTATATATGGTGGTGGTCTGTTTCCTCTACTTCAAGAAAGAATAAACCATCTTGGGGTCCATAATCTTATCCAATATATCCCTGTTAAAGTTACATGCAGAGAAGATGGCACTGCAGGAGCAGTTGCAGGCAGCGACAGAGCTGTTTCAAGAGGCTGAAGAGATGAGGGCACGTCTTGCTGCACGTCAGCAGGAGCTGGAGGAGGTCCTGCATGACCTGGAGTCCCGCttagaagaagaggaggagagagtcTCACAGTTTCAGACAGAGAGGAAGAAAATGCAACAGAACATCACGGTCAGACCACAAGTTTGATGAAATGGTTTACATTTGGGAGATCGGTGCTTTAGAGCTTCAGACTGAAATTACTCTACTTGTAATTGAAAAACCTAAAATCCTTTCCCAGGATCTGGAACAACAACTGGATGAGGAGGAAGCTGCCAGGCAGAAGCTGCAGTTGGAGAAGGTCACCATGGATGCCAAGATGAAGAAGATTGAGGAGGAAATTATGGTTCTTGATGACCAGAACGCCAAACTTAACAAGGTCTAACAAAAATGTCATTCTTTTAGGTGCAACAGCTACGAAGTAGTTTCAATTAACAATTCCTTAATTGGGGGTGGGAAAGGAATTtaacagaatcagaatgagctttatttgcCAAGTGTGTGTGCAAACAGCGAAAGAATTTGTGgggctttttttatatatatatatatatatatatatatatatatatatatatatatattaggagctCCTGGGACAAACATGCATACATTTGACATTATCATCATCTAAATGTTCTTTCTGTTGTCAATGTCATTGGAACATACATTGGAACAGAATATTTATGTACATATTTGTGCATtacagtatatacagctgtataaataaatgtattaacatgATACTTGAGCAGGAGAGGGGCAATAATTAGTTATGAAATTACAGAAGACCGGTGGTTATTTGTGTTAGCAGTTTAAGCTAGAGATGGCATGGGGGGAATGTTTTTATGCCTAgatattgtagtgtttttttttttcttcagagtaTCGTCTCTTATCTCCCTATTTAGTGTGTGTTTTTGGTCTGTTTGTATAGGGCCTTTGTCCTGGTGAAACCGTTTGAGTTTGCCTTCAACCAGGTCATATTTAACAAACCTTGGTTCGAGCACACatgtcctcacagaaactgatgtaGGATGTAACCGTCTGTGAGATCAGCCAGATCAGTGGCTGCAGCTCCAATCCGTGCAATCGAAGCAGGCTTGTAAATCCCGCTCCGCTTCATTAGTCCAACTCTTAACCGCTATTATTACAGGCTTTACAGATATGTTTTTGCTAGTAGAAGTTGAACCAAACAGTGATCTGAGAGTCCCAGAGCTGCTCAGGGGACAGAGTGGTATGCATCCTTTAAACTGTGTAGCAAGGGTCCAGTATATTGCTGTCTCTGGTAGGGCATGTGATCTCTGTAAGGCAATTAACAGGTGAGATTAGCTTTATTAAAATCGCATAGAATGTCATTGTCTGGGTAATGCCGCTCTGTGTGCCAGCTGTTTTAGGAATGTATGCACTCACTACGATAAAAGAGAGAAACTCCTGCAGCGAATAAAAAGGCTTGCAGTTAATAAAGCTTCCAACTCTGGCCAGCACATCTTTAAAACTGTCATGTACACCAGCCTTCGTTGATATAAAAACCTAATCCATCGTTTTCCCTGATGGAGCAAAACATGTGAATGCCGAAAAGTCTGCAAAAATTGATTAGGTGTGTCATTTCTGATCTTCTGGCTTTCATCCCTAGTAAAGCTTATTGGGggaaaatgtttctttaaaacgGGACAAAAAAATGGTAAAAGTACCAAGGCGCTACAAACAAGGAAGCCATGCACAGCGCCATCTTGTTCAAATGAATGTCAACAAACATGTCTCTGATTCCACCTTATGATTCTGGATCCAGACAGTTTGACTAATTCTACACAAAACAAATGTAGTATTTAACTACCACTACAATAACTTTCTCCCAAAAATGTGCTTTAAGCAAGTGACTTTCCTGAATAAGAACCATTTCTTGATTTCCAACCAGAATATAAAGTCAGCCATCTCTTCAACCCACCTGCAAGGACTGCACTAGGTGCAGTCTGCTGCAGAAACCATTAAGTGCTTGTCCTTTATAGTTGTGTGTGGGTATCTGTGCTTGCAGGAGAAAAAGCAGCTAGAGGAGAGAATTTCAGAGTTCACCATTAACATGGCTGAAGAGGAAGAGAAATCCAAGAGTTTGCAAAAACTCAAGAACAAACATGAAGCTATGATTACAGACCTGGAGGGTAAGTGTTTTCAGGACTTTAAacgagcatttttttttaaaaattaattcaaaGTCAGCCCAAAAATGctgattggaaaaaaataaataacatttgccATAACAAAGTCATGTTTTTGTGTTCTCTTTTCTCGATCTCTacatctttgctttttttttttttaaatactcccTTTGATGTTAAATGATGTCTCCTTTTTATGTTCTCAGATCGTTTAAGGAAGGAAGAGAAGCTGAGGCAAGAGTTGGAGAAGAACAGGCGGAAGTTGGAGGGTGACTCTACAGAGTTGCATGATCAGATAGCAGAGCTGCAGGCTCAGATAGCAGAGCTCCGTGCCCAGCTGGCCAAGAAAGAGGAAGAACTCCAGGCTGCACTAGCAAGGTGAgtaaaacttaacaaaaaaataagGGTTTACTGGAGAATTAGCATTGCACTTCCACTTTTGCCTTTTTTACTTTAATGGCCTTAATTTCTAGCTACTAAAAAAATGACACTGTTTTCACTATAGGATTGAGGAGGAAGCTGCCCTTAAGAACGCTGCCCAGAAGAACATTCGTGAGTTGGAGGCCCAACTATCAGAGCTGCAGGAAGATCTGGAGCTGGAGAAAGCTGCTCGTACTAAAGCAGAGAAACAGCGCAGGGACCTGGGAGAGGAGCTGGAAGCTCTGAAGACCGAACTCGAGGACACCCTGGACTCTACTGCTGCTCAGCAGGAACTCAGGTCAGCCATGAGGAAAACTGACTGGGCTAGTGAAGACATAACTTGAGATATTTTGCTTTATCAAATCTgaacttttgtttaatttatgaCTGGTAATTACGGTTGAATTATCGGTGTTAATTCCACAATGGTAGCATgtcattcttaaaggaaaatgaaGATACTGCACTATCCTTTATCAGCTTCACAATTGTTAACTTTCTATCTGAAGGGCAAAGAGAGAGACTGAAGTGTCTCAGCTGAAGAAGACTCTGGAAGATGAGGCTCGTTCACATGAACAGATGCTAGCTGAAGTTCGACAGAAACACAACCAGGCCTTTGAGGAGATCAATGAACAGCTTGAGCAGGCCAAAAAGGTGAGACCATGTGAATGCTGCgaggattataatttttttttttatatgagtgTTTCTTGAGTTGAAAAGCTGGCTCTATGATTGCCATATATTTCAGTGTTGCATATTGTATGTATTTAGCACTTTTGTACAGATTTTTCACAGATTTATATTTAACCAGTTAATTTTAAAGGTAGTGTTTCTGAGAAGTGTACATTTATTCTTTCCATCCACAAAAGCAAACTGCAGAAAAATGCTGACTGACTTTCACTGTTGGATCCCTCAGAGTAAAGCATCTGTGGACAAAGCTAAACAGGCTCTAGAGAGTGAACGCAATGAACTTCAGATCGAACTTAAGTCATTGTCACAAGGTAAAAACGAATCCGAGCACCGTAGGAAGAAAGCCGAATCGCAGCTCCAGGAGCTCCAGGTCAAAtatggagagagtgagagacagaaaCTGGAAATGGCTGATAAAGTGTCAAAGATGCAGGTATTGAAACTTAAAAGAATCTTAAAGATATTTGGACAATTGCACATTTTAGTGGAAACTCATGCCTCCATGAAAAATCCTATAATTTTCTGTATCAATGATTAGGTGGAGCTTGAAGCTGTTCAAGGTACCTTGAGCAAAGTGGAGAGCAAATCCATCAAAGCTGCAAAAGACTGTTCTACTGTTGAATCTCAACTTAAAGACACACAGGTACAACTCGGTCATGCACTATTGTGCACTTGCTTGCTCTTAACATCAATGGTGGACTTTCAAATAGCTGATTGTTTTACCAGTATTGctgataaaactttttttttttttttttgaaaagttatttttatttttattttatatattttctctgTGGTTAGGCATTACTGGAGGAGGAGACTAGGCAGAAGCTTGCACTCTCCACTCGTATTCGGCAACTGGAGGATGAACAGAACAACCTGAAAGAGAtgctggaggaggaagaggagagcaAGAAGAATTTTGAAAAGCAGCTGCACACTGCTCAAGCTCAGGTGCATGCACCATTGAGTCTGTGGACATCTTCTGGGTGATGCTGGTCTAGGAGCAGTTTGTCTTTGAGAGCACTGTTCTTATTGTTTTTGCTTCTCAGTTGGCAGATATGAAGAAAAAGGTCGAGCAAGAGGCCCAGAACCTAGAAAGCGTGGAGGAAGGGAAAAAGAAATTGCAGAGGGAGGTGGAAAACTTCGTGCAGCAGTTGGAAGAAAGGAATGCTGGCTACGATAAACTGGACAAGACCAAGACTCGTCTGCAGCGAGAGCTAGATGATGTCCTGCTAGACCAGGCTCATCTGCGTCAGACCGTTCAGGAGCTAGAACGCAAACAGAAGAAGTTTGACCAGGTAGACAACAGTGTTTATCTGTAAATTGAGCATGTGTATTTTCTATTAATGGACAAGATATGGAAATTTTGAATGCTACTTCTCTGGGtgtttttgaaagtgtttaatcaCCTTTACAGTCTTGCAGTCTTTTTAAGTGATAAAATACATCAATTTGTGCAGATGCTGGCAGAGGAGAAAAACATCTCTCAGAAGTACGCGGAGGAGAAGGATCGTGCTGAGGCAGAGGCACGCGAGAAAGAGACCAGAGCCCTGACTCTGACTCGAGAGTTGGAGGCCATTACCGACGTGAAGGATGAACTGGAGCGGGTCAATAAACAGCTCAAAACCGAGATGGAGGACCTGATGTCATCCAAGGATGATGCTGGAAAGAGTGTATGTGAAACCGAAGCATTATAAGTCTAACATGTATTTTTAGACGACAACTGTTCCAAAACCTAACAAGCTGCCATTTAATTATCTTTACAACATGCTAacgttttggaacagagctattATTGTCATTGCCAAAAcatctgttcatttaaattcTAAAAATTCAGTTTGCTAAAAGTATTAGTCATGATTTATTCTTGCCCCTTATCTTAGTTGtgcgcaattttttttatttctcttttaagGTACATGAGCTTGAGCGGGCCAAACGAGGAATGGAACAGCAGTTAGCGGAAATGAAGACTCAGCTGGAAGAGCTGGAGGATGAACTGCAGCTCACAGAAGATGCCAAACTGCGCCTGGAGGTCAACTTGCAGGCCACGAAGGCGCAGTTTGAGAGAGAcctgcagagcagagatgagcagGGTGAGGAGAAACGGAAGCAGCTAGTCAAACAGGTATGTGCTCATCTGCCTGACCTCTGCAGAACAGTGTTAATCGATGAGATGTTGGGGAAACTGGGAGATGATCATGTCTACttgtattattcttgaatatgtCAGGTGCGTGAGATGGAGATGGAGCTTGAAGATGAGAGGAAACAGCGGGCTCAGGCCGTATCTGTGCGCAAGAAGCTTGAGCTGGATCTGTCAGAGTTGGCTGCTCAGATCGACAATGCCAACAAGGCTCGAGATGAGGCCCTCAGACAGCTCAAGAAACTACAGGTATACAAATATACATTCTGCATGAGCATATGGCCATCACTTTTGTATTAAAGTGGTGGCGAAGTTTCTGGTTTCAGGGACTAGAAATCAGATCTGTACTTTTGCATGTGGAATAAAATAATTGGCGCACATGCAGTGGCCGTGGCTTCAATGTGGTATCAGTGTAATTTCCTCTATTGCTTTGCAGGCCCAGACGAAAGATCAGATGAGAGAGGTTGAGGAACTGCGTCTGTCCAGAGATGAGGCTCTTAACCAGGCCAAAGAAAATGAGCGCAAGATCAAGAGCATGGAGGCTGACATCATGCAGCTGCATGAGGTTTGAATTTGTTGGATCAGAATTGTTGCAGCCAGGGCCTAATTAATTGTTTGTTTAGAAGAATATGATTCTTTAAGTGTGTGCATGCAGAAAACCTTTCCccctttttttccctctctctgtaGGATCTGGCTGCTGCTGACAGAGCAAAGAGACAAATCCAACAAGAACGAGATGAACTGCAGGATGAGCTCAATAGCCAGAATGCCAAGAGGTGAGTTACCTGCTGTCACTGAGATGTGATGTAGCGTGTCCTAGAAAATCGAAGTGTATTGGTTATCTCACAGTGTTGTGTGGTTTAAATAGggttgtttttgtttcattttttttttcctctgccaGCTCACTAAGCAGTGATGACAGGAGGAGACTGGAGGCACGTATTGCTCAGCTTGAAGAAGAACTTGAGGAGGAACATCTCAATGTGGAAATGGTCAATGATCGACTTAAAAAAGCAACACTGCAGGTAGAATACAGAGAGCTTCATGAGATGACTGCTGAGATTTGGGAACACTTCAAATGGTGTTCATTTATTCTCTGTGGCTTTATTTTGGTTTAACGTCAGGCTGAGCAGGTTACAGTGGAGTTGTCTGCAGAGCGTGGTAATAGCCAGCGTCTGGAGGGTTTGCGCTCTCAGCTGGACCGCCAGAACAAGGACCTGAAGCAGAAGCTTCAGGATTTAGAGGCAGCTGTGAAAAGCAAGTACAAGTCCACTATTGCTGCTCTGGAGGCCAAGATCCCACAGCTCGAAGAGCAGTTGGATAATGAGATGAAGTGAGTGATGGTAGATGGTTTGTTAATGGCAGCAACTTTCAAACCCACACAGTCTGGCATAATATACAGATATCATTATAGACTTGCACAGCATGATTACACCTCAAATCCCCCAATAACATTTCAGTTGTCA
This is a stretch of genomic DNA from Carassius carassius chromosome 10, fCarCar2.1, whole genome shotgun sequence. It encodes these proteins:
- the myh9a gene encoding myosin-9a, with amino-acid sequence MSDAEKFLYADRNTINDPLAQADWASKKLVWVPSEKLGFEAGSVKEETGDECLVELIDSGRKIKVNKDDIQKMNPPKYNKVEDMAELTCLNEASVLHNLRERYYSGLIYTYSGLFCVVINPYKHLPIYTEEIVEMYKGKKRHEMPPHIYAITDTAYRSMMQDREDQSILCTGESGAGKTENTKKVIQYLASVASSFKTKKDQSSVTLSHGELEKQLLQANPILEAFGNAKTVKNDNSSRFGKFIRINFDVNGYIVGANIETYLLEKSRAIRQAKVERTFHVFYYLLSGAEDKLRAELCLEDYNKYRFLSNGNVTIPGQQDKELFAETIDSFRIMGIPEEEQTGLLKVVSSVLQLGNMSFKKERNSDQASMPDDTAAQKVCHLLGMNVTDFTRAILMPRIKVGRDYVQKAQTQEQAEFAVEALAKAMYERLFRWLVMRINKALDKTKRQGASFLGILDIAGFEIFELNSFEQLCINYTNEKLQQLFNHTMFILEQEEYQREGIEWSFIDFGLDLQPCIELIEKPAGPPGILALLDEECWFPKATDKSFVEKVVQELGGNSKFQKPKKLKDDADFCIIHYAGKVDYKANEWLMKNMDPLNDNVATLLNQSSDKFVSELWKDVDRIVGLDKVAGMAESLHGAVKTRKGMFRTVGQLYKEQLTNLMTTLRNTNPNFVRCIIPNHEKKAGKLAHNLVLDQLKCNGVLEGIRICRQGFPNRVVFQEFRQRYEILTPNAIPKGFMDGKQACVLMIKALELDSNLFRIGQSKVFFRAGVLAHLEEERDLKITDVIITFQAWCRGYVSRRAFAKRQQQLTAMRVIQRNCAAYLKLRNWNWWRLFTKVKPLLQVTRKEEEMVAKEEELVKMKERQQQADDQLKEFQAKQRQLHAEKMALQEQLQAATELFQEAEEMRARLAARQQELEEVLHDLESRLEEEEERVSQFQTERKKMQQNITDLEQQLDEEEAARQKLQLEKVTMDAKMKKIEEEIMVLDDQNAKLNKEKKQLEERISEFTINMAEEEEKSKSLQKLKNKHEAMITDLEDRLRKEEKLRQELEKNRRKLEGDSTELHDQIAELQAQIAELRAQLAKKEEELQAALARIEEEAALKNAAQKNIRELEAQLSELQEDLELEKAARTKAEKQRRDLGEELEALKTELEDTLDSTAAQQELRAKRETEVSQLKKTLEDEARSHEQMLAEVRQKHNQAFEEINEQLEQAKKSKASVDKAKQALESERNELQIELKSLSQGKNESEHRRKKAESQLQELQVKYGESERQKLEMADKVSKMQVELEAVQGTLSKVESKSIKAAKDCSTVESQLKDTQALLEEETRQKLALSTRIRQLEDEQNNLKEMLEEEEESKKNFEKQLHTAQAQLADMKKKVEQEAQNLESVEEGKKKLQREVENFVQQLEERNAGYDKLDKTKTRLQRELDDVLLDQAHLRQTVQELERKQKKFDQMLAEEKNISQKYAEEKDRAEAEAREKETRALTLTRELEAITDVKDELERVNKQLKTEMEDLMSSKDDAGKSVHELERAKRGMEQQLAEMKTQLEELEDELQLTEDAKLRLEVNLQATKAQFERDLQSRDEQGEEKRKQLVKQVREMEMELEDERKQRAQAVSVRKKLELDLSELAAQIDNANKARDEALRQLKKLQAQTKDQMREVEELRLSRDEALNQAKENERKIKSMEADIMQLHEDLAAADRAKRQIQQERDELQDELNSQNAKSSLSSDDRRRLEARIAQLEEELEEEHLNVEMVNDRLKKATLQAEQVTVELSAERGNSQRLEGLRSQLDRQNKDLKQKLQDLEAAVKSKYKSTIAALEAKIPQLEEQLDNEMKERQQSTKQVRRTEKKLKEILLQVDDERRNAEQYKNETEKLNSRMKQLKRQLEETEEEASRANASRRKLQRELEDATESANLMNREVSTLKNKLRRGDFNVNVRRTAGRSGVDSDEENSLKSEGSEPTPE